The Solibacillus sp. FSL R7-0668 genome includes the window GATAACGAGTTCTTTATGAATCGTTTATCGGTGTGCTTCTTTTATTATCGATCAATTTTGTACACGTTAATGAGGCCGATTACCCGTTGATTTAACAATTAATTTACATCATCTACTTCGTTTTAATATCTGGCTCGAATATAGTGAAATCAAAGATCTTTCATCAAATAATCCCCAGACGTATGTAGTAACCAAATAAATTCGAATATTTCTTGTTATTTCCCAAAGTGTGAGTTGCCCTTTAAATTGGAAGGTATAACAATGAAACGTATATAAGATCTGCAAAAGATAGCAGTCTATAGTAAGATTATTGATTGCCTTATGTATAACCATATGCGAATGATATACGCAATTAATGATGGAGGGTTTAATTGACTAATTAGAAGTGTTTGAATTTTCTTTTTGTAGAGGGGGAGTTTGAGTGTGATGGAGTTAAGAACTGTTAATGAATATGAGAATGGCGTTTAGTGCGGATGTAAAGTGAACATAAAATTGCTAGGAGACTCGCACTGATTTTATTGAAATATTGGTAAATAATGTATTATAATATTGTTAGAATAATAGTGGTTAAATATTATTCTTGTTGGATTTTTGTGGATTTTATTAAAAATGAATCAAAATTCGCAGTCATTCCCTGTATTGGGGATGTGGATTGAAACCAACGTAAACCGTAAATAAATACATTTACGAACTGTCATTCCCTGTATTGGGGATGTGGATTGAAACACAGAGATTCTAGTGGCAATATTTATTATCAGAGTCATTCCCTGTATTGGGGATGTGGATTGAAACTATCAAAGCTCTTTGTCGTGCGTCTTTGCATGGTCATTCCCTGTATTGGGGATGTGGATTGAAACAGAATGGGGAGCTAATAATTCTTGCTGCTCGCCCGTCATTCCCTGTATTGGGGATGTGGATTGAAACAGCTAAACGCGATATGAATATTAGCGGTGTACAGTCATTCCCTGTATTGGGGATGTGGATTGAAACTATCATCGGTACAATGCCTTCGCGTTTGAGTAAGTCATTCCCTGTATTGGGGATGTGGATTGAAACCCGTGAACGAATTATAAGTGTAAGCGTTGATGGTGTCATTCCCTGTATTGGGGATGTGGATTGAAACACATTTGTACATCCTTCCTTAACAATTTTGTTCAAGTCATTCCCTGTATTGGGGATGTGGATTGAAACACGGACATACAATTGTCTGTATTTATATACGCGGTCATTCCCTGTATTGGGGATGTGGATTGAAACTCTTATGGATCGTTAGCAGCTCACATGCGGCTTTGTCATTCCCTGTATTGGGGATGTGGATTGAAACTATGTCTAAACTGCACTTGATTCAAGAAATTGAGTCATTCCCTGTATTGGGGATGTGGATTGAAACCGAGTACTGGGGAAATGGTGCCAATCAGCGCAGGTCATTCCCTGTATTGGGGATGTGGATTGAAACAGATTCGACAGAGTGAGCAGGAAATCAGGCGATGTCATTCCCTGTATTGGGGATGTGGATTGAAACCAAAAGGAATAGAGCTACAAGTATTACAAGTAAAGTCATTCCCTGTATTGGGGATGTGGATTGAAACTTCGCCAACGAATTAACCAAAACTAATTTAATCGTCATTCCCTGTATTGGGGATGTGGATTGAAACAACGTTATACGTCACAAACGGCGCAACATCCATCGTCATTCCCTGTATTGGGGATGTGGATTGAAACAACAATCAATCGTAGAATCAGTACATTAAAAAGGTCATTCCCTGTATTGGGGATGTGGATTGAAACCCTGATAGGGATATAGCAGAGGATTTATGGAATGTCATTCCCTGTATTGGGGATGTGGATTGAAACTTGTTACCGTCTCGACCTTTAACCTCCATTACGTCATTCCCTGTATTGGGGATGTGGATTGAAACTAACTGCTGACGAAATCCGTGAGAGCCGATTTGGTCATTCCCTGTATTGGGGATGTGGATTGAAACTTCGCGTACGACTTTGGGGATGGTTGATTTAATGTCATTCCCTGTATTGGGGATGTGGATTGAAACTTGCGTTAGCTTATCGCGTAGACATGGCTCTTGGTCATTCCCTGTATTGGGGATGTGGATTGAAACCGCATAGTCAACGATAAATTCGTAGGCTTTGCGTCATTCCCTGTATTGGGGATGTGGATTGAAACTATTATTTATACTTCCCACGGGAATTAGTCGTGTCATTCCCTGTATTGGGGATGTGGATTGAAACAGGGATTACGAGCAAGACGAAATTACGCGTACAGGTCATTCCCTGTATTGGGGATGTGGATTGAAACCGCTAGTAGACGCAAGTGCGCGTGCCTATGTCGGTCATTCCCTGTATTGGGGATGTGGATTGAAACCAGCGATTAACTTCGAACACGGCTCGATTGTAGAGGTCATTCCCTGTATTGGGGATGTGGATTGAAACGCACAGCTGGCCGTATATCACCGATAATCGCAGTCATTCCCTGTATTGGGGATGTGGATTGAAACTCACTCGCTTAAAACCTCAATTTACATCACATAGGTCATTCCCTGTATTGGGGATGTGGATTGAAACTGGTAGATAGTCTTCAATAATGTAATAAATATCAGTCATTCCCTGTATTGGGGATGTGGATTGAAACTTCAAATCGGTAGAATGTTTGGCCGCGCTCTTTCGTCATTCCCTGTATTGGGGATGTGGATTGAAACACAGGAAATCCAGTTAACTAATTTGGATCAATATGTCATTCCCTGTATTGGGGATGTGGATTGAAACTTGATGCTTTAACGAATACATCGAATTTATTATGTCATTCCCTGTATTGAGAATGCGAATTGAAAGAAATAAACTAACAAATGAAAAGAAACAGCTGAGTGATGATCAGCTGTCCCTACAAGCCTAATTAGTGAAAGGCAATATTCGGTGGGGATGAGGAAAACGTTTATCGAGCACAGCCTTACTTTATGGCTTCACTAATACTTTTGCCTGTTTAATATCATTAATCAATGTTTCGAAGCCTTTGTCAACAATATCATTCAGCTCGATTTTAGACGTAATTACAGTAGATACGTCTAATCTGCCTGCTGCGATGAGCTCGATAACTGTTGGGAATACATGGAGATAAGCGAGCGTTGATGTGAGTTGCAGAGCCTTGAACATGACCATGTTTGAGTCAATTTCAATCGGCTTTTTAAATGTAGCAAGTAACATAATTTGTGCACCCATTTTCGTTGTATAAAGCGCATTGCTCACGGTAGATTGTACACCGGCACAGTCAAATACAACATCTGCGCCACCGTTTGTAAAGGCTAAAATTTGTTGCACTAAATCCTCGGCATCGCCTTTTACAACAAGAGATGCGCCAAGCTCTTGTGGTGTGATGCAACGTTCCTCTGAAAAATCCACGAGCACAATTTTAGCGGCACCAGCAGCTTTGACGCATAAAAGGGTAAGTAATCCAATAGGACCTGCGCCATAAATAACAACAAAATCACCAGCCTTTAGCTTACTTTCTCTCACACTGTAAAATGACACTGCAGTTGGTTCAACGAGTGCGCCTTCTTCAAACGTCACATTGTCCGGTAATTTATGCAGCATGTTTTCGTCAACTGCGACATACTGTGCAAAGCCACCATGACGATTAATGCCGATAAAGCCTACCGAATGACATTGATTGAAAAAGCCATGCGTGCAAGCAGGGCATGTACCACAGTAAATTAGCGGTTCCACGCAAATGTGGTCGCCTGTTTTGAATTTCCCTACTTTTGCGCCAACTTCAACAATGGTTCCTGAAAATTCATGTCCCAAAATCGTCTGACCAGCATGTTTTGTAATAGGGTGTGGATCCGTACCGAGTCCATAATTGTAAATGCCAATGTCACTACCTCAAATGCCGACCCAAGCAACTTCGACTAGCACCTGATTTGGCTGAATTGTTGGTTTTTCTACATCTTCCACACGAATATTCTTTATCTGATGAAATACTGCTACTCTCATATATATTTGCTCCCCTTTAGAAAAATTTACTTAAATCTGGATACCCACTCGTTTGCCAAGCACCATCAACGATTAAGCTTGCCCCATTAACATAGGATGCGTCCTCGCTCACTAAAAATAATGTAGGACCTGCCATTTCTTTAGGATCGGCAGCACGCTTCATGGGAATGCGCTCCATATAGGCTTCGTGAATAGCGTCAACCCCTGTTAATCCAGCAGTGAGTGGAGTTAACACAAGACCCGTTAAAATCGCATTAACAGGAATATTGTACTGAGCTAACTCCAGCGCGGCATTTTTCGTTAGCATTTCAACGCCCGCTTTTGCGGATGAGTATGCTGTTCCTGCGAACATCGGTACTTGTGCGTTTAATGACGCAACGTTTACAATTGCCCCGCCACCATGAGTCTTCATATGTTTTGCTTAATGCTTTACACATAAAAAGACACCTTTTAAGCATAAATCCACTGTGAAATCCCAATCATTTTCCGATAAATCGGTAATGGGTGCAGCTTTTGACGCCAGCTACGTTAAATGAATAATCTAATTGACCGAATGTCTCGATCGTTTTGTTTACTAAATTTTCGACCTCTTGCTCAACTGTTACATTTGTTTTGATTGCTAGAACATTTCCACCATGTGCAGCTTAGATTTCTTGCATTTTTTGTTCGTTCAAATCAGCAACGACCACTTTTGCGCCTTCATTTAATAGGCTTTCTGTAATTGCATAGCCAATACCAGAAGCGCCGCAGTCACAATCGCCACCTTGTTTTCGAATCGTTTGTTCATCCATCATCTCTACTTAACAAAATAGTATGAGCTTACGAGTTCATTATAACAATAAATTAAAAGTGTAATAGAAGGAATTGCGAATGATTTGAATTTTTTGGAAAGGGATATTTAAACATGGGTATTTAAGTTTTTGTTGGATTAACATTTGATGTTTTTTAAGGTAATTGAAATTATGAGTATGTTTTAATGGTGGTGTGAGTTAGAGTAGTTAATCTAATTTTCACATCGAAAAATTTGTTAGTAATTGACAATATTGGATTTGTGTTTTATTCTTAATTTAGGAGGTTCACTGTATTTATAATGTCATAACAAAATAAAAGGATCAATTGTTATGTGGTTTTAAAAACTGTCTTTATTATGTGTTAAATAAGCAATTTGGAGTCCAAGTAGTCTGTTTTTTGAACGTAGGCTATTTTGGACTCAAAAGCTGTTTGTTACTTAAATATTAAAGTATGCAGCTAGATTTAATAATGTAATGTGTTTGAAAATATGTAGAGCATTTTGATAAAAGGAGCGTACTTAAATGACACGTCATTATGGAACTTATACAACTGAATTTAAAATGCAAATTGTGAAGCTCTATGAAAATCAATTATTATCACGTAAAGACATTCTTGCTAAATATAATATATCACCATCAACATTGGATCGTTGGATATTAAACTATCAAGAAAGAAACGCTATCTGTGTTAGAAATAGCTGTATAAAGGCTGTGGAAGAGTTGTCACTAGCACGTCAACAGCTTAAACGCATAAATAAAGAAAAGAACATATTAAAGCAAGCAACAATTATCTTGGCAACTAGTTAGATGTAATTTATATTGATAAATTATTTAGTTTCAAATTAGACATAAGTAACACTTATTTGGAACTAAATTTATGGTAAAATTTGAATTAAAGTATACTGAATAATCCAAAATTTTGGATTATTTTTCTGTATTACTAAACCTTTTTATTATAATTAAGTTGAATGGAGGTTTACCTATGTTTGTTGCACATCTTCGTAAAAACGATGACACAGTTCAGTTATTAAAAGACCATTTACTTGAAGTAAAGGAGTTATGTGAGCGAAACGGAGAGAAGTTAGGAATGTCTGCGGTATTTGGGTTAGCAGGATTGCTACACGATTACGGGAAATTTTCAGATGACTTTCAGCAATACATACGGGAAGCTGTTGCAAACCCGAATCATCCGCCAAAGAGAGGGACGGTAGATCATTCGACTGCAGGTGGCTTACTATTAATGCAGCGCTACCATCAACCGAAAATGTTACGACATATTATGGTGGAAATGCTTGCAAACGTTATCTTTTCGCATCATGGACAATTATTGGATTACATAGATAGTGAAGGGGATTCCCCATTCATAGAGCGCACTAAAAAAGAAGCGATTCCTCTGGATCAGCTACAGCAACGCTTCTTTGAAGAAGTTATGTCTGAGCAGGAATTTGAAGATTATGTTTCCTTAGCTACACAGCAATATCATCAATTTTTGCAAAAGCATTTTCCGAAAGGACCAGATTTACCAGAAATTCTTTATAAACTTTCTCCATTTTTAACGATGATGATTTTTAGTAGTTTGATCGACGCTGACCGCACGAATTCGCGTCAATTTGATGAAAATGATTTATCTACACCAATAGACCTATCACATAGAACATCAACCTTTGAAAAACACCTTCACACATTAGAGCAAAAATTAAAAAACTTACAGCAACAAGCAATACCTAATGATATTACAAAGCTACGCCAACAAATGTCGGATAACTGTTTTGACAAAGCGACGAAACCCCAAGGGATTTACACACTCTCAATTCCTACAGGTGGAGGGAAGACCCTTTCTAGTTTGCGTTTTGCCCTAAAGCATGCCTGTGAGCATAAATTAAAACGCATTATTTACGTTATTCCATTTACAACCATTATTGAACAAAATGCCGCGGTGGTAAGAGATTTACTCGAAACGGACGAGGTGCTTGAGCATCATAGTAATGTTATTGAGGATGTTAGAGACCCAGAGACATATGAAGAATTAGAGCTGCAAAGGCAGTTAAATCATGCGAAGGACAATTGGGATGCACCGATTGTTTTTACCACAATGGTGCAGTTTTTAAATAGTATGTACAGCGGGAAATCGCGAAATTTACGAAGACTTCATAATTTGAGTGATGCAGTTATTATTTTTGATGAAGTTCAGTCAATACCAATTAATTGTGTCTCGCTTTTCAATGAAGCCATTCAATTTTTAACGAAGTATGCTAAAAGTACAGTGGTGCTCTGTACAGCGACACAGCCAGCGCTTCAATATGTGGAGCATAATATTACGGTAAATGAGGAGATTATTGACGATTTGTCAAAAATCGAACAGGCATTCAAACGGACAAATATTGTGTTTATGAATGAGCGAGAGCAATGGACAACAGAAGATTTAGCTGAATTTATAGAAGACAAGCTAAGCGAAGTTAACAGTGTACTGATTATTACCAATAATAAAAAAACGACGAAGGCACTGTATATGCAACTGAATCACTATGACAATGTGTATCACTTAAGTACAGGTATGTGTCCAGCACATCGTAAGGAAAAGCTACAAGAAATGAGAGCAAAGCTAAAGGCAGGCGAGCAGGTGATTTGTGTATCCACTCAACTGATTGAGGCCGGGGTAGATGTTAGTTTTGAATGTGTCATGCGTGCACTTGCAGGGATGGATTCGATTGCACAGGCTGCTGGGCGTTGTAATCGAAATGGTGAAAGTGGCGTTCGTGAGGTGTATGTATTTAAGCATGCAAAAGAAGTGTTGACCAAGCTACCAACTATTGCAAATGGCCAACAATGTGCACGTTATATTTTAAGAGATATAGAGGAACAACAAGTCTTCAACGGTGAAGCGCTTTCATCTGATGCAATTGAAGCGTATTTTAAACAATATTACATCAATATGAGCGTGCAATTGAATTACCCAGTGAAAGGCTTAGTGCCAACGTTACATGACTTATTATTTAGTGGAGACCGCTCAGTAAACCAAAAAAATCAAGTGTATTTACGAACGGCAATACGAGAAACAGCTAAATATTTTGAAGTGATTGAAGCCAATACGGAATCTATTTTAGTGCCATATGGAGATGGGGAAAAATTGATTGCACAGCTAGTAAGTGGAGAGCCTGTAGATTTTAAAACATTTATGAAAGAGGCTCAGCAGTATTCTGTAAATGTATTTGCACATGAATTCCGAATGTTGCAGCAGGAACGTCTCATTCGAGCAGTAGATTTTGGCTCGTTTAAAATATGGATTGCAGTTGATTCAACCTATGATGATGCATATGGCTTATCGGTGCAAGGTGAGGCAAAGCTTGTTTTATATGACTTTTAAGGGAGGTGAGAAACATGACGAAAATTCGTAATCAAATTGAATTTGAAGTAAGTGGAGACTATGCATTATTTACAGATCCCTTAATGAAGCTTGGTGGGGAAAAAATGACAATGCAAATCCCGTCATATCAAGCTTTGAAGGGGATTACTGAGTCGGTGTATTGGAAGCCAAGTCTGATCTGGATTATTGATGAGGTACGTGTCATGAAGCCAATTCGGATGGAATCAAAGGGTGTGCGTCCAATTAATATGTCAGGTGGAAACACACTTGCCAATTATAGCTATTTACGTGATGTCAAATATCAGGTGCGAGCTCATTTTGAGTTTAATGAACATCGTGAAGATTTAAAGGGAGACTTTAATGAACATAAACACCACAACATCGCCAAGCGCTGTGTGCAAGCAGGTGGGCGACGAGATGTGTTCCTTGGCACACGTGAATGTCAGGCCTATGTGGAGCCGTGTGAATTTGGTAGTGGTGAAGGCTTTTATGATGCGATTGATGAAATGCACTTTGGTGTAATGCTACATGGCATGAACTATCCAGATGAAACGGGGGCTAATGAGCTTGCAACAAGACTATGGCAACCTGTAATGAAATTTGGCGTAGTTGAATTTATTCGTCCCGAAGCTTGTACACTCATTCGTCCAATTAAGCAAATGGAGCCAAAATCATTTGTGTTAAAGCAATCCATGCAACCGGTTGATGATTTAGCGAAAGAATTGGAGGTGGAAGGATGAGCTATTTAAAAGCCTTACATGAAACATACGAGCAAAATTTAGACAAAGTTGGTATAGCTTCTGAAAAAACATTGCGTAATGGTGAAAAAGCTTCGTACATGCTGTTACCTATGTCACATACAACTCAAACTGCTCATATTGAAATCATTGTCGATTTACAGGGCAATTTATATGATGCAAAGGTTGTCCAAAAAGAAAATACCGTTTTACCTTTTACAGAAGGTTCAGGTAGTCGTTCTGGCCAAAATTATGTGCCGCACGTCTTGCATGACAAGTTAATGTTTGTGGCAAAGGATTATGCGCAGTATGTATCAGTGGATGAAAAGAAACGAGTCGCACATGATGCGTATGTACAGCAATTAGCGGGGTGGTGTGCATCTGAATATAGTCATCCATACATTGAAGCAATTTATCAATATGTAAAAAAAGGGACAGTGATTACAGATTTAATCGCAAAAGGAATATTGCATATTGGTGAGGATGGACAACTTTTAAAAAAATGGACGGGAGATATAAACGAACGTCCTGAAATATTTGCTGTTATTGCAAATGAACAGGAAGCTGCATTGGTCCGTTTTAACGTTCATATTCCAGGGGAGACTGTTGTACCAATATGGCAAAATGCTCAAATTTTCGATGCCTATAGCAGTTATTATAATACGCAGTTGAAGGATGTTGACCTTTGTTATGTAACGGGTCAATTGTTACCTCGTTCAGAGCGCCATCCGAATAAACTTCGCAACTCAGGTGATAAGGCAAAGTTGATTTCTGCAAATGATGCGACAGGCTTTACATTCCGCGGTCGCTTTCAATCAAGCTTACAAGCCGCAAATGTTAGCTACGAGGCATCGCAAAAAGCACATAATGCCTTAAAGTGGCTGATTGAACGTCAGGGAACAACGATTGATGGACGTGTCTTTTTAGTGTGGGGTGCTAAAAACTTAGATATTCCGGCAGCGCATGAGGATTTATCTAGTTTAGAGCTTAGCTGGGATAATTTTAATTTTGAACAGGCGCATGAACAGCTAGAAACGAAGAAAGTAGATTTAAAGGAAAACTTGGCATTACAGAAAAAGGCGTTGTTAGCAGGTTTATCAAAGCATATTCGTTATGAAGAACTACCAAACGAAAAAATCTATATTTTAAATGTAGATGCGGCAACACCGGGACGACTAGCGATTTTATATTTCCGCTCTTATGATAGTAAGCTCTACTTCGATCAGTTATCCGACTGGCATGTAAAAACGAGCTGGCGTCAAACGCGTGGGAAGGACAAGGTGTTTTATGGTGCACCTTCATTTTATTCCATTGCTCATGCGGCATATGGCCCACGTCCAAGTGACAAAGTCGTGAAGGGTGTCATGGAACGTATGTTACCATGTGTGCTTGATCAGCGGAAAATCCCGTTAGATATTATTAAAAGTGCGGTTATGCGCGCTTCGAACCCACAATTTTTTGGTGAGACCTGGGAATGGGAGCAAACACTGTCAGTTGCGTGTGCGTTAGTCCGTAATTTATATGAACAGGAGGAGTTTACAGTGGCATTAGATGTAAATTGTAAGGACCGCGATTATTTATTTGGTCGTATGTTAGCGGTAGCAGATGTGCTAGAGTATAGATCTCTAAAAAAAGATGAGAAAAGAACAACGAATGCAGTGCGCTATATGAGTGCATTCCAAAGTAATCCTGAGCGCACATGGTCTACAATTCAAAAAGCCATTTTACCGTATCAAATGAGCTTAGGAGAGAAGGGAAATTTTTATCGCCGATTAATTGATGAAATTGGTTCTGCAATTTCTATTGAAGATTTTAACAATCAAGCACTTAGTGGGAAGTATTTACTAGGCTACTATAGCCAACGTCAAGATTTATATACAAAAAAAGAGATTAAGGAAGGGGAACAACAATCATGAGTTCATTAGATCATAAAATTGATTTTGCTGTTGTATTTTCTGTAACAAATGCTAATCCAAATGGAGATCCACTTAACGGGAATCGCCCACGTCAAAACTTTGATGGCTATGGTGAGGTTTCGGATGTCGCGATTAAACGAAAAATGCGTAATCGTCTGCAAGATTTGGGGGAAGCAATTTTTGTACAATCGGATGACCGTGCGAATGACGGTTTCAAATCATTAAATGAGCGTGCGGAATCAATTCCAGAGTTGGCGAAAATTAAAAAAGATAAAAAAGGGAATGCGGATACATATGCACTTGTTGCTTCTCAAACATGGTTTGATGTGCGCGCATTTGGACAAGTATTTGCATTTAAAGGGGATTCATTATCTGTAGGGGTACGTGGCCCAGTGTCTTTACATCCAGCAATTAGTATTGAACCAGTTGATATTACGAGCTTACAAATTACGAAATCCGTGAACTCAGTTACAGGTGACAAAAAAGGCTCGGACACGATGGGGATGAAGCACCGTGTAGACAAGGGGATTTACAAATTTGTTGGTAGCATCAATACACAGCTTGCCGAGAAAACAGGCTTTTCAAATGAAGATGCTGAGAAAATTAAAGAAGTACTAGTTTCATTATTTGAAAATGACGCGTCTTCTGCACGTCCTGAAGGCTCACTTGAGGTGTTAAAGGTAATTTGGTGGGAGCACAATTCGAAGCTGGGCCAATATTCTTCTGCTAAAGTGCACCGCTCGTTACAAGTTACAGCGGATGGCCAAGTTAACGTTTTACCATTAGAAGGGTTGAAAGTGGAAGAACTTGAAGGACGCTAATGAAGAGAATTATTTAATGTTGTCTGGTGTGCAGCATTTTCGCTTTTGTCAGAGGCAATGGGCGCTTATTCATATTGAGCAACAGTGGGAAGAAAATGTGAAAACGATTGAGGGGCAGTTTGTGCATCAAAAGGTGGACCTGCCCCTAATTCGCGAAAAGCGTCGAGACAAATTGATTGTGCGCGGGATGCCTGTAAAATCTCATGAGCTGCAAACAACTGGGATTTGTGATGTGGTGGAATTTATAGAAGATCCTAGTGGGATTCCTATTATGAATGAATCCGGTACTTATCGTGTTGTGCCTGTAGAATATAAGCGTGGCAAGCCAAAACAAGGGGAAGAAGACGTGATGCAGCTCGTGGCACAAGCGATGTGCTTGGAGGAAATGCTTGTTTGTGATGTACCAGTTGGCTATTTTTTCTATGACGAAATTAAGCGTCGGGTAGAAGTGCCGATTACGGAAAGTTTGAAGAATGAGGTACGCGCGTTGTTTAAGCAAATGCATCAATATTTCGGACGGCAGCATACTCCTAAAGTCAAGATGGGAAAACATTGTAAAAGCTGTTCATTAGAAAATTTATGCATGCCCGTTTTGAATGAAAAGCACAATGTACGAGCCTATATGGAGGGGTATTTATAATGAGAAAATTATTGAACACCTTATACATTACAACACCCAATATCTATTTGACGCTAAAGGGCGAAACGGTTGTGGTCACAGCAGACGAACAGGAACTTGGTCGCATTCCGTTACATAATCTCGAAGGCATTTGTACATTTGGTTATGCCGGGGCAAGTCCGAAATTGATGCATGCCTGTGCGGAGAAAAATATTGCACTGACCTTTTTAGATGTGAGGGGCAAATTTTTGGCAAGGATTATTGGGGAAAGTAAAGGAAATGTGGTACTGCGAAAAACACAGTACCGCATTTCTGATAACGAGCAAGAAAGCGCTAAAATCGCTCGCAACTTTATTTTTGCTAAAATTGCCAATCAAAAATGGCTGTTGGAGCGTGCAACAAGGGAAAATCCGATGCGTATTGATGTGCCAGAGTTTAAACGAATTTCACTAAAATTGTCCGAGGATTTGCCAAAAATTTTGGATTGTGATGATTTAGAGCTATTGCGAGGGCTTGAAGGTCAGGCTGCGAATGCCTATTTTCAGTTATTTGATCAAATGATTTTACAGCAAAAGGAAGCATTTTACTTTAAAAACCGAAACCGTCGTCCACCAACCGATAATGTGAATGCACTACTAAGCTTTAGCTATACATTGCTCGCAAAGGATGTTTCCGCAGCACTAGAAGCAGTTGGCTTAGATGCATATGTCGGCTTTTTACACCGTGATCGACCAGGGCGTGCTTCTTTAGCTCTAGATGTAATGGAGGAATTACGTGCAGTCGTCGCAGATCGTTTTGTACTAAAGCTGATTAACAAAAAAATGGTGATGGCAAAGGACTTTGTACAAAAGGAAGATGGGGCAGTCATTTTAACAGATGAAGGTAGAAAGAAATATTTACAAGCCTGGCAGGAACGAAAACAAGAACCGCTAACACACCCATTTTTAAAGGAAAAAATCAATTGGGGACTAGTACCTCATGCACAGGCGATGCTACTTGCTCGCTTTTTGCGCGGTGATTTGGATCAATACCCCCCATTTTTATGGAAATGAGGTCTTTAGATGCTCGTATTAGTAACCTATGATGTGGTCACTCAAACCGCAGCAGGACGAAAACGATTAAGAAAAGTCGCCAAAATATGTGAAAACTTTGGTGTACGTGTGCAAAATTCAGTATTTGAATGTGTGGTAGATGCTACGCAATTTAAGCAACTAAAGCTACAGCTTCAGGACATTATCAATATTGATGAAGATAGTTTGCGCTTTTATCAGCTCGGCAACAACTACAAGTCGAAGGTTGAGCACATTGGCGCAAAGGAAAGTATTTCGGTTGATGAAGTGATGATTTTATAAGTGCGAACCCTAAGCAAACATAAAATCCCTAAGAGACCCGCACCGAAATTTTGACTGATTTAACGGGGTGTTGGGATCTATTTTGTGAGGATTGGTAGATGAATTAAAGGTTTACTAATAAATTTTTTTGAAGATGGATATTTTTTTGTCCATTTTCGCAGTCTCTCCCAACATAGGGAGAGTGGATTGAAATATAACAAATAGGTTAAAAGGGTTACTCGTTCGAGTCTCTCCCAACATAGGGAGAGTGGATTGAAATTGAAATGACGGGGATTAGACAAGCGGCAATTAGTGTCTCTCCCAACATAGGGAGAGTGGATTGAAATCTGCATCAGGTACAATCATCTGTATCAAATTA containing:
- a CDS encoding zinc-binding dehydrogenase translates to MGIYNYGLGTDPHPITKHAGQTILGHEFSGTIVEVGAKVGKFKTGDHICVEPLIYCGTCPACTHGFFNQCHSVGFIGINRHGGFAQYVAVDENMLHKLPDNVTFEEGALVEPTAVSFYSVRESKLKAGDFVVIYGAGPIGLLTLLCVKAAGAAKIVLVDFSEERCITPQELGASLVVKGDAEDLVQQILAFTNGGADVVFDCAGVQSTVSNALYTTKMGAQIMLLATFKKPIEIDSNMVMFKALQLTSTLAYLHVFPTVIELIAAGRLDVSTVITSKIELNDIVDKGFETLINDIKQAKVLVKP
- a CDS encoding SDR family NAD(P)-dependent oxidoreductase, which encodes MKTHGGGAIVNVASLNAQVPMFAGTAYSSAKAGVEMLTKNAALELAQYNIPVNAILTGLVLTPLTAGLTGVDAIHEAYMERIPMKRAADPKEMAGPTLFLVSEDASYVNGASLIVDGAWQTSGYPDLSKFF
- a CDS encoding helix-turn-helix domain-containing protein, with the translated sequence MTRHYGTYTTEFKMQIVKLYENQLLSRKDILAKYNISPSTLDRWILNYQERNAICVRNSCIKAVEELSLARQQLKRINKEKNILKQATIILATS
- the cas3 gene encoding CRISPR-associated helicase Cas3' → MFVAHLRKNDDTVQLLKDHLLEVKELCERNGEKLGMSAVFGLAGLLHDYGKFSDDFQQYIREAVANPNHPPKRGTVDHSTAGGLLLMQRYHQPKMLRHIMVEMLANVIFSHHGQLLDYIDSEGDSPFIERTKKEAIPLDQLQQRFFEEVMSEQEFEDYVSLATQQYHQFLQKHFPKGPDLPEILYKLSPFLTMMIFSSLIDADRTNSRQFDENDLSTPIDLSHRTSTFEKHLHTLEQKLKNLQQQAIPNDITKLRQQMSDNCFDKATKPQGIYTLSIPTGGGKTLSSLRFALKHACEHKLKRIIYVIPFTTIIEQNAAVVRDLLETDEVLEHHSNVIEDVRDPETYEELELQRQLNHAKDNWDAPIVFTTMVQFLNSMYSGKSRNLRRLHNLSDAVIIFDEVQSIPINCVSLFNEAIQFLTKYAKSTVVLCTATQPALQYVEHNITVNEEIIDDLSKIEQAFKRTNIVFMNEREQWTTEDLAEFIEDKLSEVNSVLIITNNKKTTKALYMQLNHYDNVYHLSTGMCPAHRKEKLQEMRAKLKAGEQVICVSTQLIEAGVDVSFECVMRALAGMDSIAQAAGRCNRNGESGVREVYVFKHAKEVLTKLPTIANGQQCARYILRDIEEQQVFNGEALSSDAIEAYFKQYYINMSVQLNYPVKGLVPTLHDLLFSGDRSVNQKNQVYLRTAIRETAKYFEVIEANTESILVPYGDGEKLIAQLVSGEPVDFKTFMKEAQQYSVNVFAHEFRMLQQERLIRAVDFGSFKIWIAVDSTYDDAYGLSVQGEAKLVLYDF
- the cas5c gene encoding type I-C CRISPR-associated protein Cas5c, with the protein product MRNQIEFEVSGDYALFTDPLMKLGGEKMTMQIPSYQALKGITESVYWKPSLIWIIDEVRVMKPIRMESKGVRPINMSGGNTLANYSYLRDVKYQVRAHFEFNEHREDLKGDFNEHKHHNIAKRCVQAGGRRDVFLGTRECQAYVEPCEFGSGEGFYDAIDEMHFGVMLHGMNYPDETGANELATRLWQPVMKFGVVEFIRPEACTLIRPIKQMEPKSFVLKQSMQPVDDLAKELEVEG